A single genomic interval of Cellvibrio sp. PSBB023 harbors:
- a CDS encoding phosphatase PAP2 family protein has translation MAALFFAVKNGTSVHRFWRYHLVYPLLLFTVLLLVGHWFSWDSRIADYIFMQEGNRWSLRNHWLLSAVLHEGGKHLSILLALIVVFAWLGSFYFFHLRPWRRVIGYLFLSAISASALVSFAKHSLAISCPWEFSRYGGDIGYLSLLQQLVIRNGDGCFPAGHASAGYAWFGFYFVGLYWQARWRWLGLALPFLFGVVFGVTQQLRGAHFLSHDLATLLVCWLVALLWYWLLLTPAHQSLQYSVFAKGNFHHE, from the coding sequence ATGGCAGCTTTGTTTTTCGCGGTGAAAAACGGCACATCGGTACATCGCTTTTGGCGGTATCACCTTGTGTATCCGCTGTTATTATTTACGGTGCTGTTATTAGTCGGCCACTGGTTTTCATGGGATAGCCGTATTGCTGATTATATTTTTATGCAGGAAGGCAATCGATGGTCGCTGCGCAATCATTGGTTGCTCAGTGCAGTGTTACATGAAGGCGGTAAACACCTTTCTATTTTATTGGCACTCATTGTTGTCTTTGCCTGGCTCGGCAGTTTTTATTTTTTTCACTTGCGCCCTTGGCGTAGAGTTATTGGGTATCTTTTTTTATCGGCGATCAGTGCCAGTGCATTGGTCAGCTTTGCCAAACATTCACTTGCCATATCCTGCCCATGGGAATTTTCCCGTTACGGCGGCGACATAGGCTATTTATCGCTATTGCAGCAATTGGTTATTCGCAATGGTGATGGTTGTTTTCCCGCTGGGCATGCCAGCGCAGGCTACGCTTGGTTCGGGTTTTATTTTGTCGGCCTTTATTGGCAGGCAAGGTGGCGCTGGCTAGGTCTGGCGTTACCTTTTTTGTTCGGCGTTGTATTTGGTGTCACACAACAATTGCGTGGCGCGCATTTTTTATCGCACGACTTGGCAACACTTCTGGTGTGTTGGCTGGTTGCATTATTGTGGTATTGGCTTTTACTAACTCCGGCACATCAATCCTTACAGTATTCTGTGTTTGCAAAAGGGAATTTTCATCATGAATAG